A window of the Streptomyces finlayi genome harbors these coding sequences:
- a CDS encoding tetratricopeptide repeat protein — translation MVSTRPVPNLVFRRLRGQRSAGEFAAAVRRAAREIGEQVACDARYIGRVESGEIRCPNYAYERVFLHMFPGAGLEDLGFSAREAVRGRGARISDAGPGAGSPPSPPPTVHCHTDEESDVLRRMFMTSGTATVAASLGLGGASAAAALTSLPAQRRVGETEVNAVEQAVRQIRLLDDRHGADGLYRRAAQPLRAAYALLDAGTTTRRATADRLHTGAGELAISVGWLAHDSGRFEDARSHYAEALATARVAGDAALEAHAFCNASFLARDTGRPREAVRAAEAGQRAARSLGSARLLALLALREAGGRAGLGDRTGCDRAVGRAYGAFERGASAADPEWMTFFQEAELEMLQAQCWSALGDWPRAARHARRATQLQDPYFTRNLALYRAQLTGDLARGGLADEAATAGHGVLDLLDRVQSSRIRTMLAGAVGVLAQNATPAVRDLMARHGEARRGTTGATASSSSRSAGRA, via the coding sequence ATGGTGTCGACACGGCCAGTTCCCAACCTCGTCTTCCGCCGGCTGCGCGGTCAGCGCTCCGCCGGGGAGTTCGCGGCAGCGGTGCGCCGGGCCGCGCGGGAGATCGGTGAACAGGTCGCCTGCGACGCCCGGTACATCGGCCGCGTGGAGTCCGGGGAGATCCGCTGCCCCAACTACGCGTACGAACGGGTCTTCCTCCACATGTTTCCCGGGGCCGGGCTGGAGGACCTGGGCTTCTCGGCCCGCGAGGCCGTGCGCGGCCGGGGGGCGCGCATCTCGGACGCGGGCCCCGGCGCCGGCTCCCCCCCTTCCCCGCCCCCTACGGTCCACTGCCACACCGACGAGGAGAGCGACGTGCTGCGTCGCATGTTCATGACCAGCGGCACCGCCACGGTGGCCGCGTCCCTGGGCCTCGGCGGCGCGTCCGCCGCTGCCGCCCTGACCAGCCTTCCCGCGCAGCGCCGGGTGGGCGAAACCGAAGTGAACGCCGTCGAGCAGGCGGTACGGCAGATCCGGCTGCTGGACGACCGGCACGGGGCCGACGGCCTCTACCGGCGGGCGGCGCAGCCGCTCAGAGCCGCGTACGCCCTGCTCGACGCGGGTACGACCACGCGCCGCGCCACGGCGGACCGGCTACACACGGGTGCGGGCGAACTGGCCATCTCGGTGGGCTGGCTGGCCCATGACTCGGGCCGCTTCGAGGACGCCCGCTCCCATTACGCGGAGGCGCTGGCCACGGCGCGGGTGGCGGGGGACGCGGCACTGGAGGCCCACGCCTTCTGCAACGCGTCCTTCCTGGCCCGGGACACGGGACGGCCCCGCGAGGCGGTACGGGCGGCGGAGGCCGGCCAGCGGGCCGCCCGGTCGCTCGGCTCGGCCCGGCTGCTGGCCCTGCTGGCCCTGCGGGAGGCGGGGGGCAGGGCGGGGCTCGGTGACCGCACCGGGTGCGACCGGGCGGTCGGGCGGGCGTACGGGGCGTTCGAGCGGGGGGCGTCGGCGGCGGACCCCGAGTGGATGACGTTCTTCCAGGAGGCCGAACTGGAGATGCTCCAGGCCCAGTGCTGGTCGGCCCTGGGTGACTGGCCGCGCGCGGCGCGGCACGCGCGGCGGGCGACGCAGCTCCAGGACCCGTACTTCACGCGGAACCTGGCCCTGTACCGGGCGCAGCTGACCGGGGACCTGGCCCGGGGCGGGCTCGCGGACGAGGCGGCGACGGCGGGGCACGGGGTGCTCGACCTGCTGGACCGGGTCCAGTCGTCCCGCATCCGCACGATGCTGGCGGGTGCGGTGGGGGTGCTCGCACAGAACGCGACGCCGGCGGTCAGGGACCTGATGGCTCGCCACGGGGAGGCGCGCCGGGGGACAACGGGTGCGACGGCTTCGTCGTCCTCCCGAAGCGCCGGACGGGCTTGA
- a CDS encoding histidine phosphatase family protein yields the protein MAPRILLARHGQTQWSVRGNHTGRTDIPLLDTGREGAKLLGERLHRAPWAGLPGVEVRTSPLVRAAETCAIAGFGERAEPWDALMEWDYGAYEGLTPAQIRAGRPDWLIWRDGVPEGETTSQVSGRADEIVDWARSADHDVLVFAHGHILRALAARWLGEDLSFGARIRLDPTSLSVLGWAYGRPALERWNDTGHLDR from the coding sequence ATGGCACCGCGCATCCTGCTCGCCCGGCACGGCCAGACCCAGTGGTCGGTGCGGGGCAATCACACCGGCAGGACGGACATTCCGCTGCTGGACACCGGCAGGGAGGGTGCCAAGCTGCTCGGCGAGCGTCTGCACCGGGCGCCGTGGGCGGGGCTGCCCGGTGTCGAGGTCAGGACCAGTCCGCTCGTCCGGGCGGCCGAGACCTGCGCGATCGCGGGGTTCGGGGAGCGGGCGGAGCCGTGGGACGCGCTGATGGAGTGGGACTACGGCGCGTACGAAGGGCTGACGCCGGCACAGATCCGGGCCGGCCGGCCGGACTGGCTGATCTGGCGGGACGGGGTCCCGGAGGGCGAGACGACGTCCCAGGTGTCCGGCCGTGCGGACGAGATCGTGGACTGGGCGAGGTCGGCGGACCACGACGTCCTGGTCTTCGCCCACGGCCACATTCTGCGGGCGCTGGCGGCCCGGTGGCTGGGGGAGGACCTGTCGTTCGGCGCCCGTATCCGTCTCGATCCGACGTCGCTGTCGGTACTGGGCTGGGCGTACGGCCGGCCGGCGCTGGAGCGGTGGAACGACACGGGTCACCTGGACCGCTAG